The DNA sequence ATACCGACAGGTACAGCGAAGCACTCATTTACTACCAGCACGCCATCCGTTTGAATGATTCCAATTCGAGCGCCTGGTATGGTTCGGGACTAATCATGTGGTCGGAAGGCGAACTTCCAGAAGCTCAGGTTTGCTTAAAAAAAGCGATTAGTCTGGAAGATGATAATGCCGATTTCTGGTCGATGGCAGCTAAAATTCACGCTGAGCTCAATGAAAACGAAGAGGCCATTGAGTCTTTTGAGATGGCAACCTCGCTTGAACCTGAAAATATTGAAAATTGGCTCTCCTACTCAGAAATGTTTTACGATTTAGATGATACAGACAGAGCCATCGAAGTTCTAAAAACTGCAAATAAATTCAACAAATCGAACGCCTTTTTAAATTACCGGCTAACAGCTTATTTGCTTGACAAGAATGAAGAATTGGAAGCGGTCTGCCATTTTGAAAAAGCATTAAAAATTGACTACAGTAAGCAAAACGAATTGTTCGAGTTTTATCCTGAAGCGTCAAAAATTGAATCAATCAAAAAACTGATTTCACAATACCAAACAACGAAACTATAAAATAATGAATTTTCGATTGCCACACATGCCTGAGCGACCAGCACAACCTCGCAACAGCGGAGTTACCATGGTTATGGACAAAGGATTAAGTTTGCGCGAAGCTGAGGATTTATGCGATATTTCAGCACCATACTGCGACCTGATTAAATTGGGTTTTGGAACTTCTATCATTACCAACCGGTTGCTCGATAAAATCAAACTTTACAAATCAGCCGGATTGAAACCCTATTTCGGAGGTACGCTGTTCGAAGCATTTGCCGTTCGCAACATGCTCGATGAATACCGTCGTTTTCTGGATGAATACGAAATGGAAATGGTCGAAGTATCTGACGGAGTCATGGAACTGGATCACGAGCTAAAATGCAAACACATTACCGATTTCAGTAAAGATTACATTGTTTTGTCTGAAGTTGGAACAAAGCTAAAAGGCAAGGAAATTTCGAATGAGAAGTGGATTTCCTACATGCAAACCGAATTGGAAGCCGGTGCATGGAAAGTAATTGCAGAAGCCCGCGAAAGTGGCAATATGGGAATTTATAACGACGATGGCTCGGCCAACTTCGAGCTAATCTTAGGAATTAAGAAAGCTGTCGATCCGGATGTCATTCTTTGGGAAGCACCGCTTAAAAATCAACAAGTTTGGTTTATCAAACTTCTTGGCCCCAACGTAAATTTGGGAAATATTGCAACTAACGAAATCATTCCGCTTGAAACGCTTAGACTTGGCCTTCGTGGCGATACTTTGCTCACCTTTTTACCCTGCATACATAACTGGGATATATAGAAAAAAGGTGGTCAGCGATGTCCACCTTTTTTCATCAAACGAAAATTCGTAAAGATTATGAAACCAATACTTTTATTAATCGATATTCAGAACGATTATTTCTCAGGAGGAAAAATGGAGCTCATCAAAATGGATGAAGCCACCGAAAATGCTCAAAAGCTCCTCTCCCATTTCAGAAAGAATAAATTACCCATTGTTTTCATTCAACATTTGGCGACGAAGCCAAATGCAAGTTTTTTTATTCCGGGCACTTCCGGAGCCGAAATACACAATTCTATCCGACCTCTCGATAATGAAACCGTAATTATCAAGAATTTTCCAAACAGTTTTAGGAATACCAATTTGCAGGAGCATTTGCAGTCGCTAAACTCGACCAACCTGGTAATTTGTGGGGCAATGAGCCATATGTGTGTTGATACAACTACAAGAGCGGCTACTGATCTGGGTTACTCGTGTACACTAATTGCTGACGCCTGCGCTACACGCGATCTGGTATTTAATGATCAAAAAGTAAAAGCGGCTGATGTGCAAATTGCTTATATGGCAGCACTAAACGGTACTTTTGCTCAGGTTATTTCTACCGATCAATTTATGGAGTCAATGATAAAATAAGCGAAAAGACAATAAAAAAACCCGCCGGGTAAGGTGTGAGGTAATTTTCCGGCGGGGGTTAATAAAAAATTGCTATCGATTATAAAAATTTAGCCTGACTTAAGTATTTAAAGCTCATTTCAATACTTTCATAAGCATCAAGATATTTGAAGCTGTCTTGCTCGACAAAGAAATATTTCATTCCTGCAGTTTTCTTCTCAGCAAAAATACCAGAAAAATCAATTCGACCTGAACCTACAGGGGCAAAAAACATATCATCCGTTTTTGTCATGTCTTTTACATGCCATAACTGAAAACGACCCGGATATTTCTTGAAATAATCAACAGGATTATAGCCACCCTTGGTCACCCAATACAGATCCATTTCAAAAGTTACGAGCGATGGATCGGTCTGCGAAAGCAGCAAATCATACGGAATCTGATCTTCCATCTTTTCGAATTCAAAAGCATGGTTGTGATATCCGAATTGAATACCATTCTTCTTGGCAATTTCGCCCATTTTATTGAACTTCTCAGCCGTCGCTTTCCATCCATCTAAATTGGTACGAAACTTATCGGCCAAAAATGGATAAATAATGTATTTGGCACCCGTTGATGCAGCATCGGCTATGACTTTCTCGGCTGTATCAAGTTCAAAAGTGGTATGCGAACTGGTCAATGGCATTCCCAAACCATTCAAAAATTCAGCAAAAGCCTTTGGAGTCATTCCGTAGAAAGTTCCTTCCGCAACGTTGTAACCCGCTGCCTCAGCCGAATTATACCCAATCTTAGCTACTTTTTCAAGAGTAGATTTTAAATCGAGCTTAATTTTATCGCGTACGGTGTACAACTGCAACCCGATCACTTTCTTCTCCGGAGCAAAGGCAAACGTTGGGGAAATCATTGTTGCAGCGGCTAAAGCCACTGATGTTCTTAAAAAATTTCTGCGATTAGTCATCGTTCCTAATTTTAGTGGTTAGTGTTCATTCCTGCAATTTGGAATCGATTAAAGAGCATTAAATCATCCTTGATGCAGGTAATTACAGTTCTTAACAAACCTGATAAAATAAAAGTTTTGAGAGAAAAAGAATAATTACACTTTTGAGTATCTTTGGTATAACCAACAAACCTCAAATAACAAAAGCGATGAAACTCAGAATTGTAGACTCCATGCTTATCTTTTTGATTTGTTCTTCATTTTTGAGTATTGCTCAGGAAGAAACAACATTTGTGAAACTGGCAGATCCTGTTCCTGAATTTGAATTCGAGAAAAGTCCGGGAAAAACGATGAATATTTCAGAGCTGAAAGGAAAAACTGTATTAATCACTTTCTTTGCAACATGGTGTGGCCCGTGCAAAAAGGAACTACCTTTTATTCAGTCTGATATATACAATAAATTAAGAAAGAACCCTAACTTCGAAATACTTATTTTTGGTCGCGAACACAATTGGGATGAAGTCAACAGATTTAAGGCAGCCAATAAATTTTCAATGCCTTTTTATCCCGACCCCGACCGAAAGGTATACTCAAAGTTTGCCGGGCAATATATTCCCCGAAATTTTCTAATATCTCCGGAAGGAAAGATTCTTTTTAGTTCGATAGGTTTTAACGAAAAAGATTTCAAAATACTAAAAGAAACTATTGATAATCAAGTAAAACGAAATTGACCGATAGTTTGCAAATAAAAAAGCCAAAGCGATGTTCACTTTGACTTTTTCGATCAGTGATATTATTTACTTAACTGCAATTGTTTCAATCTCGATAAGAACACCTAATGGCAATTCCTTAACAGCAAAAGCGGCTCTTGCTGGAGCATCTTCGGTATAGTATTTCGCATAGATCTCGTTCATGGCTTTAAAATTAGCCATATCGCTTAATAAACAGGTCGATTTCACGACATCCTTGTAATCGTATCCTGCTTCTTTTAAAATAGCACCAATATTATTTAAAACTTGCGTGGTCTGTTCCTGAATTCCACCTTCAACAATTTTCATTGAGACTGGATCAAGAGGAATTTGACCGGAAATATATAACGTTCCGTTTACTTCAACAGCCTGACTGTATGGCCCAATTGCTGCCGGGGCATTGTTCGTTTGAATGATTCTTTTCATGATCGATTATTTGTTGTTTACTAAATCAAAAATAAACAAAAATCCCGGAATGACTCTTATCAAAGCATCCCGGGATTCTATGTGTTAAAAGATTTTGCTTATCCGTGTTTTTCCGAAAGATACCGCTCAGCATCCATTGCTGCCATACAACCCGAACCGGCGGCTGTAACTGCCTGACGGTAGATTGAATCCTGAACATCACCACAGGCAAATACCCCGGAAACATTCGTTTTTGAACTTCCTGGAATTGTTTTTATGTAGCCAACCTCGTCGGTATCAATATATTCTTTCACAAAGTCTGAATTAGGTTTGTGTCCGATAGCCAAAAAGAATCCATCAATTTTAATGGTGACTTCTTCTTCTTCAGGAGTACCTTTCTTTTTCCATAAAATTGCGCCCTCAACAACTCCATCCCCAATCAGGCCTTTTGTTTGATGTTCCCACAACACTTCAATGTTCTTTGTACGGAATACCCGTTCCTGCATTACTTTAGAAGCACGAAGTTCATTTCTTCTGACAATCAAATAAACCTTATTCACCAAACCTGCCAGATAAATGGCCTCCTCAGCAGCCGTATCGCCACCACCTACAACAGCAATATCTTTTCCCCGATAGAAAAATCCATCGCAAGTTGCACAGGCTGAAACTCCGCTACCTGCATATTTTTTCTCGTCATCGATTCCAAGGTATTTGGCAGTAGCTCCGGTCGCAATAATAACAACCTCCGATTCAACAATCTTATTCTCGTCGATCCATACTTTATGAACAGGTCCGGAAAAATCAACTTTGGTTGCCAGTCCCCAACGAATATCGGTTCCGAAACGAGCTGCCTGCGCTTTTAAATCTTCCATCAACACTGGCCCAGTAATTCCTTCAGGATATCCCGGAAAATTTTCGACTTCAGTGGTAGTGGTTAATTGTCCTCCAGGCTGAAGACCTTCGTACATAACCGGGCTAAGATTTGCACGTGCAGCATAAATTGCGGCAGTATAACCCGCAGGACCTGATCCAATAATTAAACATTTTACTTTCTCTGTATCAGTGACCTGACTTGCACTTTTACCAGTGCTATCATCTAAATTCATTGCTTTAAACATGTCGTATATTTTTCTTTCAAAGGTATAAAACAAGAAAGCAAGAACAACAGCTACACAATCAATAATTATTATACCCTCATAGAAAAAACCAAATATACTTTATCCTTGAAAAAACCGTTCTTTCTATGAAGTCAGATAGGAATAAACTGTGGCATAATGCAAACAAACTGAACAGGATCTCAAAGACCGGCAAAACCTATAACATATTAATTATTAATAGTATATTAACAATTTTTAATTAAAATCAGGGATTGATTTTAACATTTAAAAGGTAACTTTAATCAATTTCGCAGGGTATAAAGAATTGATGTAATACTAAAAAACATGAAAGCAAGAAATCGAATAGCAGACATTAGAAGACAATCAAGGATTGCTCCTTCTAGCGAAAATTTGTGGTTTTTTAGTGATAATAACTCTGATGACCAATCCACTGTTGCAAAAAGGAAATCATTTAGAAATGATCGTTCAAGCATCCTGAATAATGATTACAACCGTTATTCCCTTGACAATTCAGGAAGAGACAATAAAACGAAAGAATGTCCTTTTATTGTCGATTGGCAAATGTCAGATGTATTCTAATTTCAGAACCACTTCCATTCTCTCAAAAACCTAACAATCAACCCTATTTCGTTTCAATCCTGATTAATATTTCGTGGCCAATAGAAAAGAAATATTAATCGGTGCAATTGATTTCATGACGAAAAAAGTCTTGGGGAAGAATGAATTTTAGTACACATTAAAATATAAAAGTAATGAATGTACTCATGTTCGGTTGGGAATTTCCTCCAAACATATCAGGCGGGTTAGGTACTGCTTGCTATGGTATCGTCAAAGGACTGTCCGAATGTCATGATGTACATGTAACTTTTGTAATTCCAAAATCTCAGGGTAACGAACTTTTGGCTGATAAACTTCAACTGATCAGTGCCGACAAGGTTAATATTGGCAATGAATCCATACCAAACATTATCTGGAAGAACATCAGTTTTCATCACGTACAATCAAAGCTTGTGCCCTATCTCACTCCTGAAATTTTTTCACAAACTCATGAATTAGTTTACAAAGACGAGTTAATCGAAAATAAATCAAAGGGGGTCAGAATAAAATTTTCAGGTAAATATGGTCCAAATCTATTTGATGAGATAAATAATTATGCACTAGTTGCAAAAACGATTGCTCTCGAAAACCAATTTGAACTGATACATGCCCACGATTGGCTTACATTTCCGGCGGCTGTTGCAGCTAAAAAAATCTCAGGAAAACCACTTATCGTTCATGTGCATTCAACTGATTATGATCGAAGTGGAGGAGCAATTAATCCGGATATTTTTGCCATCGAGAAACAGGGAATGGAAGAAGCTGACAAAATAATTGTAGTTAGCAACCGAATAAGAGACAGGTTAACAGAGCAATACAACATTCCGGATAACAAAATAATCACTATTTACAATGGCATTGAACCTCAAACAGATGAACATGACCAAGCATTGCATCAACCTCGCAAGAATAAAATAGTAACATTTTTAGGACGCATTACAATTCAAAAAGGTCCCGAATACTTTGTTGATGTTGCACGAATGATCATTCATAGAATGAAGAATGTACATTTTGTGATGGCAGGAAATGGCGAAATGAGGAATAATATTATTGAATTAAGTGCAAAATATGGCATTAGCAATCGGTTACATTTCACTGGTTTTCTGAATGGACCTGAAGTTACAGAAATGCTCCGGCGAAGCGACCTGTTTATTATGCCGTCGGTATCCGAACCCTTTGGTATTGTGCCTCTTGAAGCGATGCAAGCCAATGTTCCTGTTATCATTTCGCTGCAATCAGGAGTTTCTGAAGTAATTCGAAATGTAATAAAAACCGATTTTTGGGATGTTCATGCCATGGCTGATGCAATTCATGGAATTCTTAAATACAAAAAATTATCGGCAACGCTTATTGCTGAAGGGAAACAGGAAGTCAGCAAACTCAGTTGGAACAATCCAACCAGTCAAATCAAACAAGTTTACCTGAATGAACTTTTAAAAACAGCCTCCTGAAATGAAAAATATTTGCCTGTATTTTCAAATTCACCACCCATTCTTTTTCCAGACTTTTCGTTTTTTTGATGTTGGAGAATCAAAGACTTACTACGATACATGGCGCATTGAAAAGGAAATTCAGGATGCTGCGACAAATTATTACATACCGACAAATACCTATTTACTTAAACTTATACATAAACATAACGGAAAACTGAGACTTTCGTTTAACATCTCGGGCACAGCTTTCGATCAGTTTCTGATTTATTGCCCTGAATTATTCACCAGCTTCAGGCAGCTTGCCGATACTGGTCTGGTTGAGTTTACAGGCTCAACCGATTCACATTCGATTGTCACGCTGTCGGAACAAAAGGATGAGTGCATCCAAAATATTAAACGAAGTCGGGAACGAACTGAATATTATTTCGGACAAAAACCAAAGCTCTTTGTAAATACTGACCTACTGTTTAATAATCGGATCGCCGGAATTGCTTCTGAAGCCGGATATTCTTCTATTTTGACGAACGGAACAAAAAAAATGCTGCAATGGAGAAGCCCAAACTACCTGTATTCCGCCGAAAATCAGAAACAAACATCAATATTTTTCCGGAACGAAATCTTTAGCGATAAATTATCATCCATCCTTCACAATCCAGATAAAACAGAAGCCCTAAAACAAATGAAAGAGCTTCTGGCAGCGCTAAACGACATCCAGATCGATGAACCAGTTATAAACCTATACCTCAAATATAAAGCTCTGGGCGGAACAAACAGATTCGCAAAACAACGATTGTTTCAGGCATTTGTATCTACGATCATTAAAAAACAAATCTGCAATTTCAATTTGCCATCCAATGTAATGGAACAATATGGAGCAATCTCAGAATTCGGAACAGATGAACCCATTTGTTGGACTGAGGGCTTCCATTCTGATTATTATCCGGG is a window from the Aquipluma nitroreducens genome containing:
- a CDS encoding phosphosulfolactate synthase, translating into MNFRLPHMPERPAQPRNSGVTMVMDKGLSLREAEDLCDISAPYCDLIKLGFGTSIITNRLLDKIKLYKSAGLKPYFGGTLFEAFAVRNMLDEYRRFLDEYEMEMVEVSDGVMELDHELKCKHITDFSKDYIVLSEVGTKLKGKEISNEKWISYMQTELEAGAWKVIAEARESGNMGIYNDDGSANFELILGIKKAVDPDVILWEAPLKNQQVWFIKLLGPNVNLGNIATNEIIPLETLRLGLRGDTLLTFLPCIHNWDI
- a CDS encoding cysteine hydrolase family protein; amino-acid sequence: MKPILLLIDIQNDYFSGGKMELIKMDEATENAQKLLSHFRKNKLPIVFIQHLATKPNASFFIPGTSGAEIHNSIRPLDNETVIIKNFPNSFRNTNLQEHLQSLNSTNLVICGAMSHMCVDTTTRAATDLGYSCTLIADACATRDLVFNDQKVKAADVQIAYMAALNGTFAQVISTDQFMESMIK
- a CDS encoding TIM barrel protein, translated to MTNRRNFLRTSVALAAATMISPTFAFAPEKKVIGLQLYTVRDKIKLDLKSTLEKVAKIGYNSAEAAGYNVAEGTFYGMTPKAFAEFLNGLGMPLTSSHTTFELDTAEKVIADAASTGAKYIIYPFLADKFRTNLDGWKATAEKFNKMGEIAKKNGIQFGYHNHAFEFEKMEDQIPYDLLLSQTDPSLVTFEMDLYWVTKGGYNPVDYFKKYPGRFQLWHVKDMTKTDDMFFAPVGSGRIDFSGIFAEKKTAGMKYFFVEQDSFKYLDAYESIEMSFKYLSQAKFL
- a CDS encoding TlpA family protein disulfide reductase, whose translation is MKLRIVDSMLIFLICSSFLSIAQEETTFVKLADPVPEFEFEKSPGKTMNISELKGKTVLITFFATWCGPCKKELPFIQSDIYNKLRKNPNFEILIFGREHNWDEVNRFKAANKFSMPFYPDPDRKVYSKFAGQYIPRNFLISPEGKILFSSIGFNEKDFKILKETIDNQVKRN
- a CDS encoding RidA family protein — its product is MKRIIQTNNAPAAIGPYSQAVEVNGTLYISGQIPLDPVSMKIVEGGIQEQTTQVLNNIGAILKEAGYDYKDVVKSTCLLSDMANFKAMNEIYAKYYTEDAPARAAFAVKELPLGVLIEIETIAVK
- the trxB gene encoding thioredoxin-disulfide reductase; this translates as MFKAMNLDDSTGKSASQVTDTEKVKCLIIGSGPAGYTAAIYAARANLSPVMYEGLQPGGQLTTTTEVENFPGYPEGITGPVLMEDLKAQAARFGTDIRWGLATKVDFSGPVHKVWIDENKIVESEVVIIATGATAKYLGIDDEKKYAGSGVSACATCDGFFYRGKDIAVVGGGDTAAEEAIYLAGLVNKVYLIVRRNELRASKVMQERVFRTKNIEVLWEHQTKGLIGDGVVEGAILWKKKGTPEEEEVTIKIDGFFLAIGHKPNSDFVKEYIDTDEVGYIKTIPGSSKTNVSGVFACGDVQDSIYRQAVTAAGSGCMAAMDAERYLSEKHG
- a CDS encoding glycosyltransferase family 4 protein; translation: MNVLMFGWEFPPNISGGLGTACYGIVKGLSECHDVHVTFVIPKSQGNELLADKLQLISADKVNIGNESIPNIIWKNISFHHVQSKLVPYLTPEIFSQTHELVYKDELIENKSKGVRIKFSGKYGPNLFDEINNYALVAKTIALENQFELIHAHDWLTFPAAVAAKKISGKPLIVHVHSTDYDRSGGAINPDIFAIEKQGMEEADKIIVVSNRIRDRLTEQYNIPDNKIITIYNGIEPQTDEHDQALHQPRKNKIVTFLGRITIQKGPEYFVDVARMIIHRMKNVHFVMAGNGEMRNNIIELSAKYGISNRLHFTGFLNGPEVTEMLRRSDLFIMPSVSEPFGIVPLEAMQANVPVIISLQSGVSEVIRNVIKTDFWDVHAMADAIHGILKYKKLSATLIAEGKQEVSKLSWNNPTSQIKQVYLNELLKTAS
- a CDS encoding polysaccharide deacetylase family protein, whose product is MKNICLYFQIHHPFFFQTFRFFDVGESKTYYDTWRIEKEIQDAATNYYIPTNTYLLKLIHKHNGKLRLSFNISGTAFDQFLIYCPELFTSFRQLADTGLVEFTGSTDSHSIVTLSEQKDECIQNIKRSRERTEYYFGQKPKLFVNTDLLFNNRIAGIASEAGYSSILTNGTKKMLQWRSPNYLYSAENQKQTSIFFRNEIFSDKLSSILHNPDKTEALKQMKELLAALNDIQIDEPVINLYLKYKALGGTNRFAKQRLFQAFVSTIIKKQICNFNLPSNVMEQYGAISEFGTDEPICWTEGFHSDYYPGNQLQKDAISQLYKLSKKVENTYDNDLKTDWKNLQTSDHFHLMDENHPDYKSNYSSQNTYKSKYEAFINYMNILEDFRLRLKANKDKQKALPIHHKPIPPLEKHKQSVTFGGKIDHSFA